The DNA region AAGTAGAAATTCTAATTTGGAGGAGGGTAACTTCAATGAGATGAGAGGGGATTCAGCCAGGGTAAAATGGAATCAAAGACTGACGGGTAAAACTGTAATTGAACAGTGGATGAACGTTAAGGAGGAGATGTGTCATTTCCAGGTTAGGTACTTTCCAGCAAGGGTGAAAGATAAGGGAACCAAAGCCAGGGCTCCTGGGATGATGACGGAGATAGAGGACATGATGAAACAAGAAAATGAAGAGGGTGTACGAAGCACATCAGGTGAATTCTCCAGATGGGAACCAGGCCAAATATAACAGATTAAAAGGGGAAGTAAAGAGGAAACTATGACTGCCAAAGAAAGATTATGAGAATAGAATGGCAGTTAATGTAACAGGAACCAAAAGTCTTCTTCTGGTATGTAAATagtacaaagagaacaaagaacaaagaacaaagaacagtacagcacaggaaacaggccctttggccctccaagcctgtgccgctccttggtccaactagaccaatcgtttgtatccctccattcccaggctgctcatgtgactatccaggtaagtcttaaacgatgtcagcgtgcctgcctccaccaccctacttggcagcgcattccaggcccccaccaccctctgtgtaaaaaacgtccctctgatgtctgagttatacttcgcccctctcagcttgagcccgtgacccctcgtgatcgtcacctccgacctgggaaaaagcttcccactgttcaccctatctatacccttcataatcttgtatacctctattagatatcccctcattctctgtctttccaaggagaacaaccccagtctacccaatctttcctcatagctaagacgctccataccaggcaacatcctggtaaaccttctctgcactctctctaatgcctccacgtccttctggtagtgcggcgaccagaactggacgcagtactccaaatgtggcctaaccagcgttctatatagctgcatcatcagactccagcttttatactctataccccgtcctataaaggcaagcataccatatgccttcttcaccaccttctccacctgtgttgccaccttcaaggatttgtggacttgcacacctaggtccctctgtgtttctatactcctgatgactctgccatttattgtataactcctccctacattgtttcttccaaaatgcatcacttcgcatttatccggattaaactccatctgccacctctccgcccaattttccagcctatctatatcctgctgtattgcccgacaatgctcttcgctatccgcaattccagccatcttcgtgtcatccgcaaacttgctgataacaccagttacaccttctttaaaatcatttatatatatcacaaatagcagaggtcccagtacagagccctgcggaacaccactggtcacagacctccagccggaaaaagacccttcgaccactaccctctgtctcctatggccaagccagttctccacccatctagccacttctccttgtatcccatgagccttaaccttcttaaccaacctgccatgtgggactttgtcaaatgctttactgaaatccatatagacgacatccacggcccttccttcatcaaccgtttttgtcacttcctcaaaaaactccaccaaatttgtaaggcacgacctccctcttacaaaaccatgctgtctgtcactaatgagattgttccgttctaaatgcacatacatcctgtctctaagaatcctctccaacaacttccctaccacggacgtcaagctcaccggcctataatttcctgggttatccctgctacccttcttaaacaacgggaccacattcgctatcctccaatcctcagggacctcacccgtgtccaaagaagcaacaaagatttccgtcagaggcccagcaatttcatctctcgtctccctgagcagtcgaggatagatgccatcaggccctggggctttgtcagttttaatgttccctaaaaaacctaacacttcctctcttgtaatggagattttctctaacgggtcaacacctccctccgagacactcccggttaacacgcccctctccttcgtgaataccgatgcaaagtattcatttaggatctcccctattcccttgggttctaagcataattcccctcctttgtccctgagaggtccgattttctccctgacaactcttttgttcctaacgtatgaatagaatgccttaggattctccttaatcctgcctgccaagaacatctcgtgacctctttttgcccttctaactccccgtttgagttctttcctactctctctgtattcctccagagctccatctgttttcagttgcctggacttaacgtacgcctcccttttcattttaatcagatcctcaatttccctggttatccacggctctcgaatcctacctttcctatctttcctttttacaggcacatgcctatcctgcagccttatcaatagttccttaaaagactcccacatgccagacgcggacttaccctcgaacatcctctcccaatcaacatccaccaattcctgcctaatctggctatagtcagccttcccccaatttagcaccctgcccgtaggacagcactcatccttgtccattactatcctaaagttaacagagttgtggtcactatttgccacatgttcccctaacgaaactttgatgacctgaccgggctcatttcccagaactaggtccagtatagccccctctctagtcgggctatctacatactgttccaaagaaccttccagtacgcattttacaaattcctccctgtccggacccccagctctaagcactttccagtctgtgccagggaaattaaagtcccccactacaacaaccctactttttctgcacctatccagaatctcctgacatatcctttcctccacttcccgtgggctgttgggtggtctgtagtacacccccagcatagtgactgcacccttcctgtttctgagttccacccacagcgactcagtacatgacccctctgcaccgcggtaatatgctccttaactaatatcgctactcccccaccttttttagcccctcctctgtctcgcctaaaacacttataccccggaatattccgctgccagtcctgtccttcttttaaccaagtttccgtcaccgcaaccacatccaaattccgcataagcattaaggccctaagttcgtctgttttacccgttacactcctcgcattgaagcagatgcactccagacctccaggcccagtcacgtcctcctcctccagagtgctcctcttcttagctagccttgccctggcccccagctcaaccccagcctcagtatttactgacctcctgttttgttccccacccccctgccacactagtttaaatcctgccgaaacactccagcaaaactcccagccaggatatttgctcccttccagttgaggtgtaacccatcctttctgtacagttgccatcctgacttgaagatttcccagttatcgatgaatttaaaaccctccctcttgcaccagtcctttagccacgcgtcgttcaactgtagaatctccctgttccgagcctcacttgcactagacaccgggagcagtccagagattgctaccctggaggtcttactttttagcctagcacccaactccctgaatttctctcgtatgacccccctgctcttcctacatcattttcaccaatgtgtacaatcacatccgtttgactaccttcctttttaaatatgcttcctaccctctcggagacatccagtaccccggcaccagggaggcagactaccatcctggattctcgttcactcccacagaagcgcctgtccgtgcctctaaccattgcgtcccccacaactatcgctctcctaaaccccttctttcccttccggacccctgagcctgtctccgtggaggcgatctggtcctcgtggcttacccctggagggtcatccccctccacagaatccaaaacaatatacctattttggaggggacaaccacaggggatccctccacagactgctcactcccttcccttctcccatctgttgcccatccctttcttttatgggagactgccactggggtactttctggcacatcacccttctgactattacccctcctaactgtgacccacgtgtcttccttccgagaccctggtgtcactacctgactataacttttatctattaatctctcattttccctaactaaactgagttcatcgagcctcagctccagctcccttacacgattcttcaggagttgcagttccacacatctggcacagatatggacttccgggaggcaagttgtctccaggaactcccacatcccacaccgaatgcagtatactggcctcccactcataccagccatgtcctttttagtttttgggagataaaacaaaaagggggtctaacagaagaaaaacaaacaaacaaccttcctcgccgaagccctgtgagccaaagcccttatagctctcactctgtaaTAGGTGGGGTAGGTCCCATTTGGGATAAAGTGACATTTCAGAGGTACAGGGCAATGCTACAATACCTTCTGAGCACTTTGCATTGGTGTCTACCAAGAAAGACAAAatagtcatcatagaaatcatagaaaccctacagtacagaaagaggccattcggcccatcaagtctgcaccgaccacaatcccacccaggccctaccccaatatccctacatattttacccactaatccctctaacctacgcatctcaggacactaaggggcaattttagcaataccaatcaacttaacccgcacatctttggacttttaacAAATAGTGATAGAACTGGAGATGGTGGAAATCATGGCTGGGGTGAAAATTGATAGGAAGGTTGCATTTGAAAGGCTGGTAATGCTTATAGTGGATAATTCACCTGGTCTGGATGGCTTACATCCTGAATTGCTAAAGGTAGTAGGAGTAGAGTTAGTGGAAGGActtgccataatcttccaatagagcatacaacacagaaagaggcccttcagcccattgtgtctgcgccagccatcaagcatctatctattctaatcccattttccagcacttggtccatagctttgtatgctatggcgtttcaagtgggAATCTTCCCTAGATATAggaggaggtgccagaggattggagagtggcactTGTGACAATTTTATTCAAGAACAGCTGCAAGGATGTTTCTAATAGTTACAGAGGGAAATCAACTCACAAGGGTAGAACAGTGGAATGAGAGGCGGCATGGACTCAATGTGCTGTAAGAACTCTAATATAACACACATGCCATCACACCAGCAGAGCACCCTTGCAACTCTAACAAAAACAGTAAATAATATAAACACACCACCAACATGTTAATGAAAATGCTGAATACAAAACACCCTCAGCAAAACTTTAAATAGAACAATAATCAATAGTACTCCCTATGTAACATGTTAACAAAAAGTGTGTAATATAGCAACTCAGTAGCATATCAACAAAAATGCCAAATAGCACTGCACCCCAGAACACATTAACCTAGAAACACATTGGGACAGCactgaggttagcactgctgcctcacagcaccaggaacccgtgttcaattcccggcttgggtcattgtctgtgtggagtcggcacattctctctgtgtctgcctgggtttcctctgagtactccagtttcctcccacagtctgaaagacgtgctggttaggtgcattggccgtgttaaattctccctcagtgtacccgaacaggcgccagagtgtggtgactagaggattttcacagtgacttcattgcagtgtttatgtaagcctgcttgtgacactaataaataaactttaaaaactttaacaaaCAGTACAGCCATAATAAATAAGCAAAAACACCTTCCTTCATCAAACCAGTGAATATTGTAACAGGTACAGGATCATCAAGCGAGTGTGGTTATACCCAGATTCGATAACAGAGACACACAAGATACTTGAAGAAGAGACGGACTCAGTTCACTCTTAAATATTTAACAATTGCATTTATTATAAGCAGCGACTGATGTTACTTAGTCATAGAAAAGTGTACTTGTGATTTCCATTAGCTTTGACTCATCCTATAAAGCCTTGGATCAAAAATGCTTTTCGAAATGTGTGAGTGTCACTCATAACAGCTTGTGAGGAAACAGCAATTTGCAATCAGCCATTCACCCATCTGTGAGTTATAAAATTTACATCAGCAAATATCAAAATGGTCACAACTTGGCTCACATATTACGTAGAAACTTCTAAATTCACCATCCAGCTAACAGTTAAGATTTATAAATCTCAGTTACAAATTAGACTCAAATGAATCGCAATTTAATTCAATCCGCATTAATTGGTGTTGTTAAGGACTATTTCATGCAATTAACCTGATTATTTATCATGTTTTCACCATTAGAAAATGAGCCACATGTGGCCAGTCTTTGGAGAAAGTCATGACTCCTGTAGTCAGTCAGTCAATGCCCACTTTATATCAGGTTGGCTGTACTGGACGAGAGTTCCCTTGGCCTCACCTCTGTACTGCCTGTCGATATGACATAAACACTTGGAACCCTTCCATTTGGAGAGCTGGCCGTTATATGGGGACAGAATTTGAAGATTAGACTATagatcaggagtgagaggagaaTGATGGAGCCACACAGTGCAGTAGCAACACCTGCAATTAACATGTCACTCCAGGGTCTACCCGAAGGATAAGGGCCAGCATTTGCCAGGATTATCAATACATAACCACACACCAGGATTATCAATCCAGCCACTAAAATGATCAGGTAATCAATTAACCCTCCACTCCTTAATTTGTCAATCTGTGTCCGGTTCCTCACGCAATTCATATCCTGGATAGCTGAGCTCAGCAGCTGTTTCAAGAGGATACCTAGAGCTAAGAGGCACAAGACAGTCCCTACTCCCAGCCTCCATTCACTGGATTTACTGGTCGCTGTGGACAGTAAAACAACCCCCCCCAGTCCAGCTCCTAGGATCAACACCACGGCCACAGAGTAACAGAGGATGGATCTTTTGAGATCTTGGAACCACCACAATTCCACCTGATCCTCCAGGATACTCTGCTGGATTCGGGATGGGTTTGCTGGGAAGCGGCCAGACATGATCTCAGAAAGCTCAGGCATTTGGAAAATAAACTTTCCACGAATAACCAAAAGGGAAAAATATGGATCCCAGCCTCGGGAATGAAAGATGTTAAGCAAGCAATCAATACATCTCAAAGCGTTCTGGAAAACCATTCATTGTGTGACAGACATCTCCAATGCTGCCTCGATTCacaaagatgtggaggtgccggcgttggattggggtgggcacagtaagaagtctcacaacaccaggttaaagtccaacaggtttatttggaatcacgagctttcggagcgctgctccttcatcgattCAAAAAGACATGGAGAGTGCGAGATTGAGACTTCTCCAATCATAGCAGGGCAGAAATCTCAGGAATTAAACACTTTACACTGAAGTAACATCTTCACTTGTAGATATTTCAAATCTCAGTTGCAACATGTTATGATTTCAGTACAATCATTCTCATCCAGTTTCCACAGGAATTCCTCAATATCGCAGTCCTGCACACATATCCAAATAATATTTTTGCTGTTTTGTTTGTGTGGGGGAGCCAAGGTTGCTCTTTGGAATATAGGCTGGAAAGCTGCCGGAGTTCATCGCAGAGTCACACACAACATGATATCAATGGTTCACAGGTCTGGGGCAATGCTCCGAAGAATCAGCCAGTGTTTTTTTTACAGCACACTTCCTTATTTCTTAACC from Mustelus asterias chromosome 8, sMusAst1.hap1.1, whole genome shotgun sequence includes:
- the LOC144497967 gene encoding transmembrane protein 125-like, with the translated sequence MVFQNALRCIDCLLNIFHSRGWDPYFSLLVIRGKFIFQMPELSEIMSGRFPANPSRIQQSILEDQVELWWFQDLKRSILCYSVAVVLILGAGLGGVVLLSTATSKSSEWRLGVGTVLCLLALGILLKQLLSSAIQDMNCVRNRTQIDKLRSGGLIDYLIILVAGLIILVCGYVLIILANAGPYPSGRPWSDMLIAGVATALCGSIILLSLLIYSLIFKFCPHITASSPNGRVPSVYVISTGSTEVRPRELSSSTANLI